Proteins encoded within one genomic window of Fragaria vesca subsp. vesca linkage group LG1, FraVesHawaii_1.0, whole genome shotgun sequence:
- the LOC101292158 gene encoding pentatricopeptide repeat-containing protein At2g21090-like — translation MPSLSSPSLTLPKPNNKHLLPNKTKPSCLVQSILSLCSQGRLSQAVSSLDLLFRKGIRLPTKALALVVQHCRDTRSLRDGKWVHFYLRLTGFKRPPLLLANHLIGMYFKCGDEVNARKVFDKMLVRNLYSWNNMLSGYAKMRNLKEARSLFEKMTERDVVSWNTMVIGYAQSGDCDEALRFYRELRRSAFGLNEFSFAGVLTVCVKLKELGVVRQAHGQVLVAGFLSNVVLSSSLVDAYAKCGEMGDGRRLFDEMGVRDVLAWTTLVSGYAKWGDMRSAGELFDMMPEKNPVSWTSMISGYARNGLGHEALALFAKMMMFQVRPDQFTFSSCLCACASIASLKHGKQIHASLVRSHLRPNTIVLSSLIDMYSKCGNLGAARQVFKLLGDKQDTVLWNTMMSALAQHGHGIETLQMFEDMVGSGVKPVTTTFVVILNACSHSGLVLEGRRLFKSMTDDYGIVPNEEHYACLIDLLGRAGCFDELMNQLENMPCKAGDQVWNALLGVCRIHGNTELGRKVAEHLLELEPQSSAPYVLLSSIYAEEGRWELVEKVRRLMDERHVRKERAISWLEVGSRLHAFTVSDRLHPLKEEIYSVLKQLADQMEEDASLTNLEN, via the coding sequence ATGCCCTCTCTCTCCTCCCCATCTCTGACTCTCCCCAAACCTAACAACAAACACCTCCTCCCCAACAAAACCAAGCCTTCCTGCCTCGTCCAATCCATCCTCAGCCTCTGCTCCCAAGGCCGTCTCTCCCAAGCCGTCTCCTCCCTCGACCTTTTATTCCGAAAAGGAATCCGCCTCCCCACCAAGGCTCTCGCTTTGGTGGTCCAGCACTGCAGAGACACTCGCTCACTCCGAGACGGCAAATGGGTTCACTTCTATTTGCGCCTCACCGGGTTTAAACGCCCCCCATTGCTTCTAGCTAACCATTTGATTGGGATGTACTTCAAATGCGGCGATGAAGTTAATGCACGCAAGGTGTTCGATAAAATGCTTGTGAGGAATTTGTACTCGTGGAACAATATGCTCTCTGGGTATGCCAAGATGAGGAATCTGAAGGAAGCCCGGAGCTTGTTTGAGAAAATGACCGAGAGGGACGTTGTGTCCTGGAACACCATGGTGATTGGGTATGCCCAGAGTGGGGATTGCGATGAGGCTTTGAGGTTTTATAGAGAGTTGCGGCGATCGGCGTTTGGGTTGAATGAGTTTAGTTTTGCAGGGGTTTTGACTGTGTGTGTGAAGTTGAAGGAGTTGGGGGTTGTTAGGCAGGCTCATGGGCAGGTTTTGGTTGCTGGGTTTTTGTCGAATGTTGTGCTTTCGAGTTCCTTGGTGGATGCTTATGCCAAGTGCGGGGAGATGGGAGATGGCAGGAGGTTGTTTGATGAGATGGGTGTGAGGGATGTTCTGGCTTGGACCACGCTGGTTTCAGGATATGCCAAATGGGGTGATATGAGATCAGCTGGTGAGTTGTTTGATATGATGCCTGAGAAGAACCCGGTATCATGGACATCTATGATTTCAGGGTATGCTAGAAATGGGTTGGGGCATGAAGCGCTTGCATTGTTTGCGAAGATGATGATGTTTCAAGTCAGGCCGGATCAGTTTACCTTTAGTAGTTGCCTTTGTGCTTGTGCTAGTATAGCTTCCCTTAAGCATGGTAAACAAATTCACGCCTCTCTAGTACGAAGTCATTTAAGACCCAACACGATTGTTTTGAGTTCTCTTATCGACATGTATTCCAAATGCGGCAATTTGGGGGCCGCAAGGCAGGTATTCAAGCTCTTGGGTGATAAGCAAGACACTGTGTTATGGAACACAATGATGTCTGCCTTAGCACAGCACGGTCATGGTATAGAGACATTGCAGATGTTTGAAGACATGGTCGGTTCAGGTGTAAAGCCGGTAACGACCACCTTTGTTGTTATTCTCAATGCTTGTAGTCATTCTGGTCTAGTCCTGGAAGGGCGTAGGCTTTTCAAGTCCATGACTGATGATTATGGCATTGTTCCTAATGAGGAGCATTATGCTTGCTTAATTGATCTCTTGGGTCGAGCCGGATGTTTTGATGAGTTGATGAACCAGCTCGAAAATATGCCATGTAAAGCTGGTGATCAAGTTTGGAATGCATTACTTGGTGTTTGTAGAATCCATGGAAACACAGAACTAGGAAGAAAAGTGGCCGAACACCTTCTTGAGCTGGAGCCTCAATCTTCTGCTCCCTATGTTTTGCTTTCGAGCATATATGCTGAAGAAGGTAGATGGGAGCTGGTAGAGAAGGTGAGGCGGCTTATGGATGAGAGACATGTGAGGAAAGAGAGAGCCATTAGTTGGTTAGAAGTTGGAAGTAGGTTGCATGCTTTCACTGTATCAGACCGGCTGCATCCTTTAAAAGAGGAAATATACTCAGTTTTGAAACAGTTAGCTGACCAGATGGAAGAAGATGCCTCACTAACTAACCTCGAGAACTAG